A region from the Bos indicus isolate NIAB-ARS_2022 breed Sahiwal x Tharparkar chromosome 14, NIAB-ARS_B.indTharparkar_mat_pri_1.0, whole genome shotgun sequence genome encodes:
- the GPIHBP1 gene encoding glycosylphosphatidylinositol-anchored high density lipoprotein-binding protein 1 codes for MKALAAVLLALLWCRLQGRGRAQEDEDDDPDAGREGYDDEDEEEEEAGVPAGSRDSGPQCYTCQSLHKGESCEQVQSCVLPGTCKAIVSSWNTESGPQTTYSGWCADTCQAISRTVDGSLTTISCCQSSLCNTPPWQDPQGRGAGGPQGSPATVAATVLLSLLASLQEMGL; via the exons ATGAAGGCACTGGCGGCTGTCCTGCTGGCTCTGCTGTGGTGCCGGCTGCAAG GGAGAGGGCGGGCGCAGGAGGACGAGGATGACGACCCGGACGCTGGGCGCGAAGGCTACGACGATGAGgacgaggaggaagaggaggccgGCGTGCCTGCGGGCAGCAGGGACTCAG GGCCGCAGTGCTACACGTGCCAGTCCCTGCACAAGGGGGAGAGCTGCGAGCAGGTGCAGAGCTGCGTGCTCCCCGGGACATGCAAAGCCATCGTCTCCTCCTGGAACACTG AGTCAGGTCCCCAGACCACCTACTCGGGATGGTGTGCAGACACATGTCAAGCCATCAGCAGGACGGTGGACGGATCTCTGACGACCATATCCTGCTGCCAGTCCAGCCTGTGCAACACCCCACCCTGGCAAGACCcccaggggaggggggcaggcggCCCCCAGGGGAGCCCTGCGACTGTGGCCGCCACCGTCCTGCTCAGCCTCCTGGCCAGCCTTCAGGAGATGGGGCTCTGA